The following proteins are co-located in the Nomia melanderi isolate GNS246 chromosome 1, iyNomMela1, whole genome shotgun sequence genome:
- the drm gene encoding odd-skipped family member drumstick isoform X2, whose product MFAIMPMETEGHGREFGRRQKMRAKCTVEFVCKYCQRRFTKPYNLMIHERSHKDDVTFTCEVCGKSFKRQDNLKQHRCGWR is encoded by the exons ATGTTCGCGATAATGCCGATGGAGACAGAGGGGCACGGCAGGGAGTTCGGCCGCCGGCAGAAGATGCGCGCCAAGTGCACGGTAGAGTTCGTCTGCAAGTACTGCCAGCGGCGCTTCACGAAGCCCTATAACCTCATGATCCACGAGCGCAGCCATAAGGACGACGTGACCTTCACTTGCGAGGTCTGCGGAAAGTCCTTCAAGCGGCAGGACAACCTCAAGCAGCACAG ATGTGGGTGGCGGTGA
- the drm gene encoding odd-skipped family member drumstick isoform X1, translating into MFAIMPMETEGHGREFGRRQKMRAKCTVEFVCKYCQRRFTKPYNLMIHERSHKDDVTFTCEVCGKSFKRQDNLKQHRSIHSVPYKGSNGYSNGYSNGYSRY; encoded by the exons ATGTTCGCGATAATGCCGATGGAGACAGAGGGGCACGGCAGGGAGTTCGGCCGCCGGCAGAAGATGCGCGCCAAGTGCACGGTAGAGTTCGTCTGCAAGTACTGCCAGCGGCGCTTCACGAAGCCCTATAACCTCATGATCCACGAGCGCAGCCATAAGGACGACGTGACCTTCACTTGCGAGGTCTGCGGAAAGTCCTTCAAGCGGCAGGACAACCTCAAGCAGCACAG GAGCATACACTCTGTTCCCTACAAGGGCTCCAACGGCTACTCAAATGGCTATTCGAATGGCTACTCTAGGTATTAG